The segment GCTCGTGGCTTATGACGTGGCAACAGATACCAAAGCAGGAGAGCGCCGCCTTCGTCAGGTCGCGCAAATTTGCAAAGACTTCGGTCAACGAGTGCAGAAATCGGTGTTCGAGTGTTCAGTCAATGACATGCAACTTGAGCAGCTCCGACATCGCTTGCTTCAGTGCATGGATCAGCAAAAAGATAGCCTGCGGATTTATAGACTTGTGGAGCCCAGGGAACGCTATGTCGAGGTGTATGGTAAAAGCGATTACGTGGATTTCGACGCCCCGCTTGTGGTCTGAAAACAGATTGAGCAACCTCATCACTTACTACCCCGCTCTCAAGCTAGGCGAGGATTAAAACGGTGTGTGGCTACCTCACAGACAAAGCTGCGCGAACCTGTCGCGGCACTAGAAACCGTAGGGGGATCGCGTTGCGCCCAATCTATTATGTTGGCTGGATTTTTGCAAAA is part of the Blastocatellia bacterium genome and harbors:
- the cas2 gene encoding CRISPR-associated endonuclease Cas2 codes for the protein MDVLVAYDVATDTKAGERRLRQVAQICKDFGQRVQKSVFECSVNDMQLEQLRHRLLQCMDQQKDSLRIYRLVEPRERYVEVYGKSDYVDFDAPLVV